A window of Panthera tigris isolate Pti1 chromosome A3, P.tigris_Pti1_mat1.1, whole genome shotgun sequence genomic DNA:
TGAACTTGAAGCTCACTACTAAAGCCACAGTAAACCAGGTTCTGTATATAAGATGATGCAAGGAAAGATTTTCATACTGTGGCACTGATACAGACTCTACATTATAATAATCActcgaggggcgcctgcgtggctcagtcggttaagcggccgacttcggctcagctcatgatctcgcggtccgtgggttcgagccccgcgtcgggctctgtgctgacagcacagagcctggagcctgtttcagattctgtgtctccctctctctgaccctcccctgttcatgctctgtctctccctgtctcaaaaataaataaaacgttaaaaaaaaatttataataatcactcgaaataaagatgttttttccCCTGGAACTATCCTAGGAAGAAAATGTTTGATTGTTGTAAAatcttgtgttaattttataaaatataaaaattatataaatatatgatttattaACCTTGTTTGATTATTTGTCATCATGATTTAAATGACAAGTATGAGTTAAGACCTGGAAACTTGTgctaatatgtatatgtaaactATGGCTAATATGTATGGTtgcttaaccttttttttttggttttttgttttttttttttttttttttaccatatagGAAATGAGAAATGCTATTATATGGCTGCATTAGGACTATATGGACCAGTAGGGGAGGGAAATATCTCTTAATATATATTCCCCcattgttttggttgttttaagAGGCTggattattggggcacctgggtgacatagtcactcttttttttttttttttttttcaatttgagagggagcatgagtcagtctgactcttgatttcggctcaggtcatgatcccagggtggtcaGATAGAGCCTTTGTTGGGCTCCgagttgagtgtggagcctgtttaagatattctctctctctctctctctctctctctctctctctttctggctctctctctctctccttctgtccctctctctgactcgtgctctctctcaattgaaaaaaaaaaaagaggagggattATTTAACAGACTTAGAAAGCATGTCCAAATATAGTCCAAAGAGGTTTACTTACAGTATCATAAGAGCCTAAAGCAACAAAAATGTGATCACAACACAACCCCTGGCAATACTGTGACCCAATTAGAAACTCCTTTTATGATGTAATGGATACAGAGCATTCCATCTGAAAATACTTGACAGGCAAAGAAGTTAAGTTTTTAACTTAAGTCTCATTTTTACTCTCAAAGACCTTGTGCATTAGTTGTGAAATGTGCGGTAGTACATGAAAGAGTAACTGGTAATTGCAGATAATAAACTGAAGATGTCGCATGAGAGCTGTAGGCTGTAAGGCTATAGGAGTTAAGAGGAGGAAAGTATCAGATTTAGCAGGATGATTAAAGAAGACCCCTTGGAAGAGATAGTAATTAAGCTGGGCCATCAGTTCCCCTGTCATTGATGGAGTGTTTTGAACGGGCCGAGTATTGTAACTATGAAGATGACCAACTAGAAATAAGACTGGAGGGATAGGAGGTCCACGATGGGTAGGGGTTCGAATGCCCAACTGAGGAATTCAGACTTTATCCTATAGGACAGTGCTGCCCAGCAGAACTTTCTTCAGCGATGGAGATGTTCTATTCTCCTCTGCCCAATgtgatagccactagccacatgtgactgttGACCACTTGAAAAAgactagtgtgactgaggaactgattttttattttaattaaatttgcaaagcACATATGGTTAGTAGCTACTATATTGAACAGTGCAGCTGTGGGCAGTAGGTAgcatctgccatttttttttttttttaatgtttatttggtggggggaagggagagaatcccaagcaggctccttgctcagcacagagcctgacacagggctcgattccacaaccctcaattccatgtgagatcatgatctgagctgaaaatcaagagtcagacacttaactgactgagccacccaggtgtcccgaattttgtttttaacatctgCCAATTTTTAAGCTGATAAATGATATActtaaaaggatattttaagaCTGGTTTTGCACAAGATGgactagagaaagaaagaggtaggGAAACCAAGTAGGAGGCAATTATTACAGCCAAGTAGGTTTGCAGTAACAGCGATCTGATTCAGGatagtgctggtgggaatgataAGAAGGACTGGATTCAGGAACAGTTCTAAGAATTAATAAGACTTGGTCACCAACTGAGAAGGCAGGAGAGTAGTCAAATGGAGTCCTGAGTTTTTAGCCTGAGTGAATATGAGAATGGCGATATCCATTAACAGAAATTGAGGAGCTGCTGTGGAGAGCAaaaaaggcctttttttttttttcccctttcatgcAGGTCCAGTTTGAAATGAATGTGGGCAGGGCTAATATCAGCCATAATGTGAAGCCTAACATATAATTGAATAGCATTGTAGCACAGCAGATCTGACAGTAATAAACAGAGGTAACAATTGAAAACACGAGAGTAGGTGacactggaaggaaggaaatgtgaGAACAGTGATAGGGACTGAGTACTAACTAAACTTGTGGACCCTATCcacatctagaaaaaagttggGACACAAGCTGAATTCCCACCTATAGTGGAATCTTTGAGTACATTATAGCATACCTTGCAGCTACTAATGGGGCTACTTAAAAGACTGAGGAAGATCTGTTTGTTACTGACTTGAAAAAGTACCcgtgatttaaaataaattagtgaatAGTATGTAACATATGAGATCCCTGTGATTATTGttggtccttttttaaaaacccctTCCTAATTTGGGGGCAGCTGCCCTTTGTGTGAGTGTTGGTGGGAAAGCAGAACCCCCGTCCCTTATGACAGAAGCCTTTGTGGGGacccctctttctccccatcctggcAGCTAGAGCAGGACTTGGAAGCTAGGCCAAGCCAGTGGGAAGTTTCCCCCTGGACCCCTATTCGGAATCTTAAGCAATTGTTACTAAGTGAAGGGGCAGTGAAGTTAGATTCTCAGCCACTGATGTGTTGAGAGAGTGGTAGCCATGGTTTATTCCGTCTAGCTAGCCTCACTtggtttctgcttgtttttctgaTCCTggttcttgagatttttttttttacttagccaGAGTGGATTCTGTTGTTAGTACCCAGGAACTGTGACTTAAaccccctttttttgtttaaaagaaaaaaaaaaacttagcacatataaaattctttttttttttttttttttggataagtTTCTTTAATGGTTTCAGAGGCTACACACCAAATTGTTAACAGTGCTTTTATCAAGGACTtgagtttggggaggggaggtgttgGCATGGGGTAGGaggaaacatttcattttattgtagaAACTTCTGGTTTGTCTCAATTTCATTGCAGTGAACATGTACTTCTTTAGTAatttaaattccttaaaaaaaaaaaaaccttaagaatgaaaaaaattgaagataatattTCCCTAACCTACTTTGTATTCTTGCAAAAGATTGTTGCAAGGAGCAAATGTGATAGGGAATGTGAAAATGGTCTGAAAATTATTAAGTGCTATTTGAATATGGTGAAGTAGAAATAGCAACAGTGACTCTCTGAGTGTCATTTCGCTGAGGAAGTAAAAGCCATTTTGAAGGGAGTTGAAATAAGTGCTAATAAAGTCAGAGATGTGAATATCAGTTAATGCTTGACTTGGCAGTGAAAGAAGACTAGAAATTAGATGGTGAAAGAggtttttctcaatattttaatttgagaaatttttaacttaaaagttgAAAGTACCAGGAATATCAATATAGCCTCAATCTAGATTCAggatttattaacattttgctacATCTGTTTTATCTCTCTGTGTTTCTATATAAAATGTGTAGGGTTTGgtgtttctgatttaaaaaaaaaatttttttttacatttatttatttttgagaaacagagtgagacaaaacgtgagtgggggaggggcagagagagaaggagacacagaatctgaagcaggccccaagctccgagcaaggggtcagcacagagcctgatgaggggctcgaacccacgaactgtgagatcatgacctgagccgaagtcggacactcaaccgaccgagccacccaggtgcccctggtgtttCTGGATTTAGCTAAGCCATTTGAAAGCAAATTGTAGGCATCATGACACTTTACCCCAAATACTCCAACATCATATTTTAACAGCAAGGACATTCCCCACATGACCATAATACCGTGTTCACACTTAAGAACTCtaaggctcctgggtggctcatctggttaagcatctgactcttgatttcagctcaggtcatgatctcatggttcatgggttagagccccacatggggctctgtgctgacagagcagagcctgcttgggattctctgtctcctctctctctgctcctcccccgcttgcacacactctctcaaaataaataataaacatttttttaaaaagaaaacaactccacAATATCTCCTAATATCTATTGCATATTCAAATTTCTCCAATtctaaaaatatccttttttaatagaaaattttatttacggggcacctgggtggctcagtcggttaagcatctgacttctatttgggtcatgatctcgaggttcctgggtttgagccccacatctggctctgtgctgacagctcagagcctggagcctgctttggattctgtgtctccctctttctctgcccctcccccacttgcactctgtctctgtctctctctctctctcaaaaataaacaaacattaaaaagaaagttttatttcctcAATTCAAGAGCTGATCAAAGTTTATATGTTACATTTGCTTGTTATGGCTCAGTCATGTCTTTTAATCTGTCACATGCCTTTGACCTTTTATCCCCTTGAAATACTGACCTGTGAAAGGCCTAAGCCAATTGTCTTATAAAATGTCCTAcattttggatttgtctgattatAGTCTCATGGTAAAACTTTCCTTCTTAATGATTTCAGATACCCTTTATCAAAGAGGATGGAGTTGGGAAAAGGAAGACTTCTCAGGACTGGGCTGAATGCATTGTATCAGGCAGTACATCCAGTTCATGGCCTTGTCTGGACTAATGGGAACCAGGTAGTCCTGACTGATTTACAGCTTCACAGTGGAGAGGCCAGGTTTGGGGACTCAGAGGTCATTGGACAGTTTGAACATGTGTATGGAGTGTCTTGGGCCCCCCCTGGCACAGCTGACATGCCTGCTCTGCTCGCTGTGCAGCACAAGAAGCGTGTCATTGTGTGGCAGCTATGTCCCAGCAGTACGGGGACGAACAAATGGCTGATGTCTCAGACCTGTGAGATTAGAGAATcactccctgtccttccccaggGCTGTGTGTGGCATCCAGAAAGTGCTGTCCTGGCTGTGTTGACTGCGCAGCGTGTCTCCGTTTTCCACAGTGTTCACTGCGACAGTTCCCGGGTGAACGTGGACATTGACACCCAGGGCCTCATTCACTGTGCGTCTTGGACCCAGGATGGCCAGAGGCTGGTGGTGGCAGTTGGCAGCAGCCTGCATTCCTACATTTGGGACAGTGCTCAGAAGACCCTTCGCAGGTGCTCCTTCCACCCAGTGTTTGATGTGGACAGCTCTGTGCGCTCCATCAGAGCCACCGTGGACTCACAGGTCGCTGTAGCCACTGAGCTCCCACTAGATAAGATCTGTGGCTTAAATGCATCTGAAATCTTTGATGTTCCACCTAGCGGTGAAGACCCTTGTCTGTGTACTTTCCCGGTTATTGATGAAGTACCCACCGGGGGTAAGGGGGCAGTTGCTTCTAAAACAAGTGTTGAAACATCAGtttctcccatttcttccttttcagatcCTCTGGATCTAACTCATATGCATTTCAATACGTCAAAATCTGAGGGTGGTTCTCTTATTTGtctaagaaaaaaagactacTTGACAGGAACTGGCATGGATTCTTCACATCTGGTCCTTGTGACCTTTGAGAAGGAGGTTACGCAGACCAGAAAAGTCACCATTCCAGGCATTCTGGTTCCTGATCTAATAACATTTGATCTTAAAGCTCAGGTGGTAGCAGTGGCTTCTAATACTtccaatataatttttatctattctgtcaTCCCATCGTTTCTGCCAAACATCCAGCAGATTCAACTTGAGAAAAGTGAAAGACCAAAAGGTATGTGTTTCTTGACAGAGaagttattattaattttggtTGGAAGACAAAAATCCACTGATTcagcatttcttccttcttcaaagACTGATCAGTATATCATTCGTTTGATTGTTAGAGAAGTAACATTGGAAAAAGAATTGCCAGTAACATCGAGTGAAAACCAGAGTGGATACTCTACTTTCAGTACTCCATTAAGTAAAATAGACAGAAAAAAGCTACTTGAAAGTCTTTCCCCAGATTTGTGTCACCAAAACAGAGGGCTCTTCACATCTGACAGCCATAGTCAATGCGAAAGGCC
This region includes:
- the LOC102964802 gene encoding WD repeat and coiled-coil-containing protein, with translation MELGKGRLLRTGLNALYQAVHPVHGLVWTNGNQVVLTDLQLHSGEARFGDSEVIGQFEHVYGVSWAPPGTADMPALLAVQHKKRVIVWQLCPSSTGTNKWLMSQTCEIRESLPVLPQGCVWHPESAVLAVLTAQRVSVFHSVHCDSSRVNVDIDTQGLIHCASWTQDGQRLVVAVGSSLHSYIWDSAQKTLRRCSFHPVFDVDSSVRSIRATVDSQVAVATELPLDKICGLNASEIFDVPPSGEDPCLCTFPVIDEVPTGGKGAVASKTSVETSVSPISSFSDPLDLTHMHFNTSKSEGGSLICLRKKDYLTGTGMDSSHLVLVTFEKEVTQTRKVTIPGILVPDLITFDLKAQVVAVASNTSNIIFIYSVIPSFLPNIQQIQLEKSERPKGMCFLTEKLLLILVGRQKSTDSAFLPSSKTDQYIIRLIVREVTLEKELPVTSSENQSGYSTFSTPLSKIDRKKLLESLSPDLCHQNRGLFTSDSHSQCERPGRTLIEEIRSPPSSICDGSIALRTLDAEPINRSVTPPRSSSTPDHTSTPELPNLPQSKNSQKEKETYRLSKEMEILSRTLTEVQRCLSELTDTLHNGKKSSPVYPLSRDLPYVRITYQKSHYVGPVVEKRAVLLCNGKLRLSTVQQTFGLSLIEMLHDSHWILLCADSEGFIPLTFTATQEITIRDGSSNVFRDSASES